The window GTGCAACCTGGGAAAAGGCCAAGCGACGCGTCAAGAAATCCCTCCGCAACATGGCCGCTGAACTCCTCAGTCTGCACGCGGCTCGAGAGTTGGCCCCGGGTTTCGCCTTCAGTCCCAGGGATACCTATTTTGAAGAGTTCGAGGCCTCTTTCGCCTTTGTCGAGACCCCGGATCAAATGAGCGCCATCGAAGACACGCTGTCGGACATGCAGCGCAACAAGCCGATGGATCGCCTGGTGTGCGGCGACGTCGGCTACGGAAAGACCGAAATTGCCCTGCGCGCGGCTTTCCGCGCCGCACTGGACGGCAAGCAGGTCGCCGTGCTGGTGCCTACCACAATTTTGTGTCAGCAGCACTACGAAAATTTTGTCGAACGCTTTGAGGGTTATCCGATTCGCGTCGATTTCCTCTCTCGTTTCCAGGGGACCAAAAAGTCGCGCGCTGTGATCGAAGGCTGTGCAACGGGTGAAATCGACATCGTGATCGGAACGCATCGCTTGCTGCAAAAGAAGATGAAGTTTCGCGACCTCGGCCTGCTCGTGATCGACGAAGAGCACCGCTTCGGGGTTACCCACAAGGAGCGCATCAAGCAATTGAAGAAAACCGTCGACGTCGTCACCCTGACCGCGACGCCGATCCCCCGCACGCTCCAAATGGCATTCACCGGGGTGCGGGACCTATCGGTGATCAACACGCCTCCTGTTGACCGCTTCGCAATCCGGACCCAGGTGAGTCGCTTCGACGAGTTGCTGATCCGCGAGGTGATTCTGCGCGAAACTCGGCGCGGGGGTCAGGTGTTCTTCGTCCACAATCGAGTGCAGAGCATCGATGCGATTGGCGAGATGCTCGGGCGTATCGTGCCGGAAGTGTCGGTCTTGATCGGGCATGGCCAAATGAAGGAGCGGGATCTCGAAGATGTCATGCGAGCGTTCATACACGGCGAGGCGGATGTCCTGCTCTGCACCACGATCATCGAGAGTGGAATCGATATCCCGCGCGCGAACACCATTGTGATCAACCGCGCCCACACCCTGGGGCTCGCGCAGCTCTACCAGTTGCGGGGGCGCGTGGGGCGCTCGACCCATCGCGCCTACGCGTACTTGTTGGTGCCGAGCCTCAATCATTTGACCCCTGATGCGGAACGACGCCTGGAGGCGATTCAGGACCTCTCCGCGCTGGGGAGCGGTTTTCGGCTCGCAAACATGGATCTCGAGATCCGAGGTGCGGGCAACATGTTGGGTCTCGAACAGTCGGGCAACTTGATGAGCGTCGGGTACGAAACCTATATGTCGATGCTGCAAGAAACCATGGAAGAGCTGCGAGGCGAGTTTCATCGGGCAGAGATTGACCCGGAGATTCGGTTACCCGTCGAGGCTCGGCTGCCCGAATCGTATGTTGCCGACGTCAGTCAGCGGCTGGTTCTGTACAAGCGCGCAGCGAGTGCGCGGGACGAAGAAGAGATCGCGCGGGTGCGCGACGAAACACTCGACCGCTACGGCCCCCTCCCCATCCAGGCCGAGAATCTCTTTGATGTGATTCGCCTCAAGGCCATGGCGCGCAGGATCGGAATTGCCGCAATGGATGTCGTGCGCGGAGAGATCGTGCTCCAGGTTGCGGAGAAGTCCAAGATCGAACCCGAACGACTCGTACACCTGTTGAGTCAGCCCGCCCTCGGATTGCGCGTAGCACCCGACCACAAAATCTACGCCCCTGCCCCGTCACTATCCCACGGCGCAGCGCCACTGTTCGAGGCCGCAACCGAACTCCTCACTAGACTCGGGGCCTGACTGCACCTCAGCGCGTGGCCGCGGCGACGGCGGGGTGAAGACGTACGAGGGTTTCGATCAAGGCTTCGCGGTCAGCGCGGCTTTTGTCTTCGAGCCACCAACACACGACGCTGTTCTGCATTGCGACGAACGCGCGCGCAGCAACTCCCGGGTGGAGCCGCATGTCGAGCAAGCCACTGGCCTGAAGTTCGGCGAGCCGCCGCTCGGTAACACGCGTCGAGTAACCCACCTGGGCTCGGGCCGGGGCGAGTTTGCCGGACTCGTCCCGGGCAACCCGGGGCGCGCGGATCGCCGCGGTGCCAGCCCCGAAGGCCACTCGAAACCGGGCGGGATTTTGTTCCCCGTACGCGACGATCGCCTCGACGAGATCGCGGACCTGTGCTTCGATCGTGCCGCCCGAGCGCGCGACCGAATGCGCGATCTGGCGGCGCAGCCGCTCGAGGGCGTCGAGTACCACGGCCTGGTGGACCTCGAATTTGTCCTGAAAATGGTTGTAGAACGTCCCGACCCCAACCCCGGCATCTCGCGCGATCTGGTTCGAGTTCACCCCGTCGAAGCCGCGATCTGCAAAGCGCTGGGTGGCGGCGGTGATCAACCGGCGACGGACCTCGCTGGGGTCTCGCGCCCGCTTCTTTTTCTTCGTTCGAACCCCGGCTCGCGGGGGGGGATCCAATGGATGGAAGGTTGGCGGTTGGATTGGGCCGGCCATCTACACCCCCCTCTATGTTGATACTGAGTCGCTTCCGCTCTTCTGGTGCGGATACAGATATCTAAGTCGGGGAATTGGATATCTGGCAGGAGTCTAGAGCGGGGTTCTCAGATGTGCAACAAGGCGGCATGAAACTTGTATTACAAAGGGAAGCGGGATTTCGTCGGCCCTCGGTCAACCACGACGCGTCTCGTGCGGGGCCGCAGTTCAGGCTGAAACGCCACATCGCGTTCTGTACCTCGCGAACGAGAAGGAAAGGGGTGTTGATGGCCGTGCTCGGAATCATTCAGGCTCGACTCGGCTCGACTCGGCTCCCGAGCAAAATTTTGGCTCCGCTCGCCGGACGCCCGATGCTCGAGCTGATTTCTCACCGATTGCGGCTCTCTCGAGTTCAGGAGTGGTGGCTCGCCACCAGCTCGGATCCGGCTGACGACGTCACGGAAAGTTGGGGCCACGGCCTCGGGTTGCGGGTTTTTCGGGGCGAGGATGAGAACGTGCTGTCTCGCTTTACCGCCATCATCCGGGAGCGCGAGCCCGAATGGATCGTCCGGATCACGGCCGACAACCCGTTCATCTCGGCTGAAGCGGTGGACCTGTTGCTCGACGCCCGAGTCCCATTCGGCAAAGACCACCCGCTGATCGAGTTTGTCGCCAAAGCCGATGGTTCGCACCAACTCCCTCTCGGCTTTGGTCCGCAGCTCGCCCGCGCCGAAGCCGTGTTGGCAAGTGAGGATGAGATCCCCGAGGACCAACCCCATCACCGCACGCATGTGCTCTCGTGGTTGGCGCAATCTTGCGCTGCAAAGTGCTGCCCGGTTCCAGATCACTGGCCCGCTCGACCCGAGTGGCGCTGGACCGTCGACACCTTTGCGGATCTCGCGATGGCCCGCAGTGCCTTCGCATTGTTCGAAGCACATTCCTCTGATCGCGCCATTGCCATCCACTATTCGGAAATGGTCGCGCTCCTGGATGCGCATCCCGAGATCGTCGCCCAGAACAACGGCGTCGAGCAAAAGCAATTGGTGGAAGGATAGGCCGGTATGTCTACGACGACTTCTGAAACAACGATCACGACGACTTCAACTACGACAACAACAAACGAGCCGTTCGATCTTCGCGGCTTTGGGATCGGGGTTACGGGCGGGGGAAGTGAGCTCGGCAGTGCGATCGCTCTGGGGCTCGCCGCCGCCGGGGCCACCGTGGTGATTTGCGGACGAACGCCGTCGACCCTCGAACGCGTGCTCGCCGAAGCAAAGTCCCGTGTTTTGCCCGGGGATGTAATCGCCATGGTGGGAGACGCGTGTCGCGACGCCGACCTCGAACGCATGCTTGATTTGATCGAAGCGGAAGCTGGACGGGTCTCGGGCTGGGTGAACAACGCCCATCCCGCCCAGGCCGCCGTATCGCGATCGAATCACTGGATGGAGTTGTCCCGCGCTCCCTTTGAAGCGTCGGTTGCAAGCGCGATCGGCGCATTTGCGCTGGCGACCCAGGCCGCCGCAGCGCGGATGTCCCGCCGCGCTGACCCACCGGCGGAGGCTCACGAAAGCGCGGGAGCCATCGTCAACGTGGCTTCGATCTATGGCGTGGTCTCGCCACAACCCAAGGTCTATTCACGCGCGAGTCAATTCGCGAGCCCGCCGGCCTACGGGGCCGCCAAAGCGGGGATCATCCAACTTACCCGGCACGCCGCATGTTCCCTGGCAGAGCTTGGAATCCGCGTGAACTGCGTTAGCCCCGGACCGTTTCCCAAGCGAGAGATCCGACAACACGAAGAATTTATCGAGGACCTCGCTCGCCGAATTCCGTTGGGCCGCGTCGGGAATCCCGAAGAAATTGCGGGCCCGGTGACGTTTCTGTTGAGCCGGGCCGCAAGTTATGTGACGGGACAAAACTTGTTGGTGGATGGAGGATGGACCACTTGGTAGCCACGACGATCCCGCTTGCCCTGGGTACGGCGCAGTGGAGCGGGAACTACGGAATCAATAATACGAGCGGTGCACCCGAGCCCTCCGCGGCGCAGGAAATGCTCAACCTTGCGATGCACGCAGGCATCACAACCCTCGATACCGCGCGGGGCTACGGTGACAGCGAAGCCTTGATCGGCGCCTCGTTGCGGGCCATCGGTTGCCAGGATTCGTTTCGGATCGTGACCAAGTTGCATCCGAAGGTCACGGGACCCGGAGCGACTTCCGCCGAGGCGCTCGCGAATACCGGCCGCAGTCTTTCCGAGAGCCGCCGCGCACTCGGTCGCCAGGTGTTGGACGTCGTGATGCTCCATCGCCAGCGACACTTGGAAGCACATGACGGGCGGCTGTGGCGACGCTTGCGGCGCGAACGAGAGCAGGGATTGATCGGAGCGCTCGGAGTATCGGCCGCAAATCCCGAGGAGGCCTGGCTAGCGCTCGAGCATCCCGAGATCGAAGTCATCCAGGTCGCAGCCAGCCTGCTCGACCAACGGCTGGCGCGTCGGGGGTTCTTCGAGGCCGCACAGGAGGCGGGAAAACAGATCTACCTGCGCAGCATATTTCTGCAGGGACTGGCGTTCATTCCGCCGCGTCAGCTACCGCACAAGTTGCGCGGCTTCACGCAGCCCCTGGCCGAGATCCGAGGCTGCATTACAGCGCTCAATTGCAGCATCGAAGAACTCTTCGTCGCCTACGTGGCCACGCTTCCGGGTTGCACTGCAGTGGTGGGCTGCGAGACCGCGTCCCAATTGCGCGGAATCATTGCTGCGAGCGAATCAACGGGCCCCAGTCCCGAAAGTCTATGCCGGCTTGCATCCCGAATCGTTTCCATGCCCGCAAGGCTGCTCGATCCCTCGCGCTGGAGTGAACTTCCGTCCGGTCACGCTGTCCAACCCAGCGCGGCCAAGGACCTCGCCCCCGCTCGTGCGTTGAACGGCGAATTGGCGCTCCCGATACCCTGAAGCGCAGCGGTCGGCGACGAGAAGCCGAGAGCACGGGACCTTGGCGAAGGCGAGGGTTTCGCAATGGGCTGCTAGCATCGCCGCCTGCTCATGGGGACCATTGCTGGCCCGCGGGGGATTGTACGAGTGAAGACGGGCACACACATCATCGGCCGTGCGGGAATCTGGTTTGCGGTGCTCTGCGGAATCGTCCTCTTGCAGAGCGCGAACCTGTCCGCCGAAGAGATTCTGGTTGACGGCATCGCCGCACAGGTCGGGGACCAACTTGTACTCGCGTCGGAGATCGAAGAAATCGCGAGGCCGGTCATCGAGCGCATGCGCGCCGCCGGAGTTCCCGAGGACCAGATCCTTCAGATGCGCAAAGACGCCCTCGAACGGCTGATCGAGTCCAGGTTGATCGACGTGGTGGTTCAACAGCTGGAACTCGGCGCTTCCAAGTCCGAGGTCGACGATGCCATCGCTTCCATCGCGCGGGACACCGGCCTCAGCCTCGGACAACTCGCCGAGAGCGTCGCGGGATATGGCATGGCGTTCGAGGACTATCGACTCAAGATCAAATCCGAGATCGAACGCGACAAGGTACTGAACTCCATGGTGCGCTCGAAGGTGCAGGTCCCCGATTCTGAGATCGTAGCTCTCTACGAAAAGCGATTTGGAAATCAGCCTGGCGGTGGAGAAGAAGTTCACCTGCGACACATCATGGTGGGCTTCGACGCGAACAGCGTCATGAGCGGAGACTCCGCTTGTCGGCGGGTCACCACCGCGAGAGAACAAATCGTCAGTGGACAGAAGAGCTTTGAGGAGGTCGCCCAAGAGATTTCCGACGCGAACCCCGAAAACGGGGGAGAACTCGGCTGGATTCACCTCGATGACCTTGCGGGCTGGATGGCCTCCGATCTGTTGAACATGAACCAGGCCAACCCCATCAGTCGCGTGATCGATATGCCCTTTGGTTGCAACCTGCTCGAGCTCGTCGAGCGGCGTACATTTCGACCCGTCATGATCGAAGATGCGCGCCCTCAACTCGAACGGGAACTCTTTCGGACCAAGACCGGGGAGGAGTACACCCGCTGGGTGAACGCGTTGCGCGAGCGGACGTTCATCGAGCGCAAGGGAATCTACGCGGCATCGAGCGTTGCGGAAGCTTCCGCGGACGCGCAGTGAAACCTCAGGCGGTTGCCCGGCTCGACGGCCTGCTGCCCCAGCGCGCGCATCCGAACATTGAAATCCGTGGCGCGCGCGAACACAACCTGCAGGACCTGGACATAGACATTCCCCGTGGTGCGCTCGTGGTTATTACCGGCCTCTCGGGTTCGGGCAAATCTTCTCTCGCTTTTGACACCCTCTACGCCGAGGGCCAACGCCGTTACGTCGAATCACTGTCCGCCTACGCGAGACAGTTTCTCGACCAGATGGCAAAGCCCGACGTCGATTCAGTGGAAGGGCTTTCCCCCGCAATTTCGATTGAACAGAAGGGCGCGACCAAGAGTCCTCGCTCGACGGTCGGGACCATCACGGAAATTGCCGACTACCTCCGCTTGCTCTACGCCCGGGCCGGAGAACCCCATTGCTACAGCTGTGGCAACCCGATCGCGGGGCAATCGCCCAAGGAAATGGTCGAACGCATCAGTGCCCTCGCAAACGGCACGCGCGTCCAGTTGCTCGCGCCGGTGATTCGAGGCCGCAAGGGTGCGTACAAGAAGGAACTCGACGACTACCGCCGCAAGGGTTTCGTGCGCGTGCGGATCGACGGAAAGATGTTCGACCTCGCCAACGAGATCAAAATCCCGCGCACCAAGGTGCACGACATCGACGTGGTGGTCGACCGCATCGTGCTCAAGGACGGGATCGCGGCCAGGCTCGGCGAGTCGGTCGCGACCGCACTCAAACTGGGCGTCGGCATGGTGAAGGTCTTGATCGGCCGCGAAGGGGAACCCGGTGCAGACGAATGGCTGCTCTCCCAGCACCGCGCCTGCGTGGCGTGCGAGGTTTCGTTTCCCGAACTCGTCCCATCGCTGTTCTCCTTCAATACCCGCAACGGCGCGTGCGTCGATTGTTCGGGCCTGGGGGTCATCGAAATTTTTTCACCCGAGCGGATCATCCCGGACCCCACGCGGTCCCTCGCCCGGGGCGCGATCGAACCCTGGTCCCGGGGCAAGGCCGCGGACTATTACGCCGAAGTGCTGGCGGCGCTCGCCGAACACTACGACATCGATCTCGAACGCCCGTGGAATCAACTGCCCGCCAGGGCGCGAGCGGGAATCCTCGAAGGAACGGGCAAGCCGAAAATTCCAATCCCCGGAGGCCTGCTTCGACCGGGTCGGAAACGTCGGCGCGCGAGGGCCGTGGTAGTGAGGCCGTGGCTCGGCGTGGTGGATGAACTCGAACGCCGCTGCGAAGTCGACGAGCGCGCGGCAAAAACCCTGGCGCGCTATCGGGTCGCAGGATCGTGCAAGACTTGCGGGGGATCCCGTCTCGGCCTCGAGGCCCGTCACACGAAACTCGGGGGCATGACGTTGCCCGAGCTGTGCGAACTCCCCATCGCGACGCTGGCCGAGACTTTGCCCAAGCTATCCCTGAACTCGATTCAACGCATAGTGTGCGAGCGAATCTTGCGCGAGATCGAAGAGCGGTTGCAGTTTCTTGTGGATGTCGGGCTCCATTACCTCACGCTCAATCGACCGAGCGCGTCGCTTTCGGGGGGTGAAGCCCAGCGGATCCGTCTCGCGACCCAGATCGGTTCCCACTTGATGGGTGTCCTCTACATCCTCGACGAACCTTCGATCGGCTTGCACGCCCGAGACAACGCCCGCCTGATCGAAAGTTTGCTGCGCCTGCGTGACATGAACAACAGCTTGATCGTGGTCGAACACGACGAAGCCACGATCCGCGCAGCCGATCACGTCATCGACATGGGCCCGGGCGCGGGGATTCACGGTGGGTTCGTGATCGCCGAGGGAACACCCGAAGCGCTGATGAAACATCCCAAGTCCCTGACCGGCGCCTATCTCTCGGGCAAGCGCGCGATCGCGATTCCGGTCGTGCGACGCAAGCCGAACGGCAAGTTCTTGGAAATTCACGGCTGCGCGGAACACAACCTGAAGAACGTGAGCCTGCGGCTGCCGCTCGGGGTCTTCACCGTAGTGACTGGGGTTTCGGGGTCGGGCAAGTCGACGCTCATCAACGCGACCCTCCACCGGGCGTTGGCGGCCAAGCTCCATCATGCGCGGGAAGTCCCGGGGCGGTTCAGCCAGATCGCCGGCCTCGAACACATCGACAAGGTGATCGATGTGGACCAGAGCCCCATCGGGCGCAGCCCGCGTTCAAACCCCGCCACCTACAGCGGCGCCTTCGACGCGATTCGCAGAGTCTTTGCCCAACTGCCCGAATCTCGAGTGCGGGGCTATGGCCCGGGACGCTTTTCATTCAACGTGGCCGAAGGGCGTTGCGAAGCCTGCGACGGTGACGGCGCACTGCGGGTCGAGATGCACTTTCTGCCGGACCTGTTTGTGCTGTGTGAGGTTTGTCGCGGCAAACGCTATACGGCAGAAACCCTGGCGGTTAAATATCGCGGCAAGTCGATCGCAGATGTGCTCGACATGACGGTGGAAGAGGGGCTCTCGTTCCTGGAGAACGTGCCTTCGATTCGCCGGCCCCTCGAAGCGTTGCGCGACGTGGGACTCGGGTACATTCATCTCGGACAATCGGCCACGACACTTTCCGGGGGCGAGGCGCAGCGGGTCAAGCTCGCAAAGGAACTCGCCAAGCGGGCCACTGGATCCACGCTATACCTGCTCGACGAACCCACGACCGGGCTCCACTTTGCCGACGTCGAAAAGCTACTCGAAATGCTCGGGAGCCTGGTGGATATGGGAAATACCGTGGTGGTTATCGAGCATCATCTTGATGTCATCAAAACGGCGGACCATGTGATTGACCTCGGACCCGAAGGCGGGGCGGAGGGAGGAGAGATTGTGGCCGAGGGAACCCCGGAAGCTGTGGCGCGATGCGCCCGGAGCCATACGGGCGTGGCCCTTCGCAGGATCTTCGAAGCCCGATGAGTGAACCTGGACGCAGATTTCGACAAGGCGGTCCGACGACGGAGCAACCGGAACACTACCCCGGTCCGATGGCGGCGCTGGGCCTTACCTTCGGTGCGGTGTTCGCCACCGCGATCGTCGCGGATATGTTCGCGAACAAACCCGACTTCGGTGCGATCGGGATTGGCCAGGTCGTGGGATTCGGCCTGGTCGCGATCCTCGCAACCCAGCGCATCCCCGAACCCCATGCGGAGCGGTTGGGCTTGCGGGGGTTCGATCCTCAGTTTCTCTGGGTGCTGCTTCTCTTGCTGCCATCACTCTTCTTGATGAGCGAGGTCGACAACATCATTCGCGATCTGACCGTTGTGCCGCCCAACCCAGAGATCGCACCCGAAATCGTTTCCCTCTTGTCGCCGGGCTTCTACGGGGAGATCCAGCGTTTTATCGTGATCGTCGGACTCGCGCCGGTGATGGAAGAGTGGCTGTTTCGCGGAGTCATTCAGCAAGGCCTGATGGGGAAGCTCGGCCGCATCCGCGGCTTGATCTTGACCGCCGTACTCTTCGCACTCTGCAGACTGGTCCCCGGATCGCCCGCCAGCACGTTGCTCTCATTTTTGCTGGTCTCGTTCGCCATGGGGTTACTGCTCGGCTGCGTTCGCATTGCAACAGGATCGCTTCTTGCCGTGATCCTCCTCCACACCGGGTTCAACGCGATCGGCTGGGCCGCCGGATTCTTTGCCGACGAGATGCCGATCGACGGCTTCAACGTGGAAAATTCTCACACTTCATTTCAGGTACTCGCCCCCGCAGTGGTGGCGACCGGATACGCATTGATGGCCTTGTACCGGTCACTACTAGACGCTCCGGCCGATCCGCCCCTCAACCCTTCCTCGGATGACGCGTAAGTTTTTCACGGTCAGCGTTTCCGCGGATGAGTTCGTCGAACGCGTTCTGCACACCACTTGCCTATCCGTGTATGCAACTTGCCGGCGGGCTGCCTTACTCCGCACACGGGTTGCCTCGATTCATCACACGAAAGTCAAGCCGCTGATAACGGCGGCCGATCACTTCCAATAGGGAGCTCGCCCCAGATTAACCGGGGTGAGCTATGGAGGGGGCGGTCATCATGGTTCGCAACGCGTTCGGTTTCGCGTCTTGCATGGTTCTTTGTTTTATTCTGTTTAGCCTCTCGGCTCGAGCAGCCACGCATTCGGCAGGTGCCGAACCCAGTATCTTCGAAGGCGGCGGAAGTCACGGCGTTCTCGACTTCGATATCCTGGACCGCGATGCTCCGCTCCGACCAGGCGAATTCGATCTCTTCGCAAGCGGGATTCCCAGTCGCTCGCTCACGAGTTCCGGCGATTCATTCGACTCCTTCAACTTCGGACTGTGGGGCATCAAGCCGATCCCTTTCTCGGCAGCCCCCGCACCCGGCAGCGCCGTCCTGTTCGCTGTGGGGCTGACGATCCTCGGGGCAACCCGGCGGAGGCGGCGGCGCAGCCAGCTCCTTTCCCGCAAGTTGAACAAAGTGACACGACATCTCGATCCCGGCCTTCACGATCAAAGCGAGTCCGGAGCCTGCGCGACTGAGGACGCGGGTGGCGGGGTGTGGAAACGAATACAACGCAGCAAGCGGGATTAGCCGCGGGTCAGGACTCGCGTGCCTGCTGCCGCGCAGGCTCCTGGCTCGGAGTCCGGCTAAGCTGGGTTGCGAGATATGCCGAACCCACGCACCCAGCAGCAACTCTGGCTATGTCTAGTAACGCTCGGCCTGCTGCTCCCCTTCGCGGGGAAAGCCTTTCATATCGACGATCCCATCTTCCTCTGGACCGCGGAGCAGATCAGCGCATCGCCAACTGATTTTTTTGGCTTCGATGTCAACTGGTATGGCTTCATCGAGCCCATGTATGCGGTCAACAAGAACCCGCCACTGGTGAGCTACTACCTGGCCCTGGTCGCCGCGTTCGCGGGTTGGTCGGAGTTCTCGCTTCATCTCGGCATGTTGCTTCCAACGCTGGCTCTGGCCCTGGGCATTTACCGTCTGGCCGAACGCTTCTGCGACGAACCCTTCCTGGCGGCAATCCTGGCCCTGGCCAGTCCGGTGTTTCTCGTCTCCGCAACATCTCTGATGTCGGACGTTCCAATGCTGGCTCTCTGGTGTTGGGCACTGGAGTTCTTTTTGCGCGGAATCGAGCGGGATCGATGGCGCGACTTTATCGTGGCGGGTTGTTTGATGGGGTTGTGTGTCCTGGCCAAGTACTTCGGACTGGCCTTGATTCCCCTGGTCCTGGTGTATGGCGCTGCACGGCGGCGCGCCCCCGGGCGCTGGTTGATCAGCGTCGCGCTGGCGCTCGCAATCATCGCCATTTTCGATCTCTACACCCGCGCGCTCTACGGCTTCGATCCGCTATTGGACGTGGTCGGCTATGCGATCAATCCCGATGTGCGGTTTCGCGTTTCCCCGCTCCAGCGAACCGCGACGGGCTTCTTCTTTTTGGGTGGCTGTATGCTTGGGAGCGCGTTGTTTGCACCGTGGTTGTGGTCCAGGCGCGCGTTGGCCGCGATGGTGTTTTGCTTTGGGCTCATCGCCGCAGCCTTCGTCTACTCTTTCGAAGCCGGACAACCGGGCTTTGATCTACAGATCCACCGGGCGATATTTGCATTTGCCGGCCTGCACCTGGTTGCCCTCGGGTTGGCGGATTTTGCGCGGCGGCGAGATCCCGAATCCATGCTGCTGATTCTCTGGCTCCTGGGCGTGTTTGTCTTTGCGACCTTCACGAACTGGACGACAAGCGGTCGCGCCATTCTCGCGGCGATCCCAGTCGTGGGAATCTTGCTGGTGCGCAGACTTGCGGATGTCCAAATGCTTCGGCCCCCGTTGATCGTTGGGATCCTGGTGCCCGGCCTCGCGCTCGCGATCGCGGTAGGGAAGGCCGACGCCGATTGGGCCCATTCGGCCCGGAGCGCGGCGCACCAGTTCGCCGCCAGCTCCGCTTCGGATCACGGCAGGCTCTACTTCCAGGGGAGTTGGGGATTTCAGCGCTACATGGAGATGGCGGGATTTACGCGTCTGGCCATGGGCGAGACGGCCCTGGTACCCGGCGACCGCGTCGTAATGGCAATCGATGGCTCAAACGTTTTTCGCTTGCCGCCGGGACGCTCGAAATTGATTGAGACACAGAGCTTCGCGTCTTCGAAGTGGATCGCCGTCATGTCGCGCGAGCGCTCGGCCGGATTCTACGCTTCGGTGTGGGGGAGCTTGCCCTATCGCTTTGGCAGTCCGTCTGCCGATCGCTACCGAGTCTTTCGCATGACTCGCAGCTGGTCACCGCAGAGGCTCCGCCGCTAGCAGCCTGCTGAGCCCGTCGATTCATTGATCGTCGGCGCGCAGCTGCCACAAGACGGCATGGTCGTTTCCGAATACACGTTCGTAGTGCTTCGCGAGAATTCGTAATGGAAAGTTTCCGCTTTCGATGAGCCAGAGAATTTTTTTGGAGCGCAGCCAGACCGGATCGAAGTTCGGGGGTCGAACGTGCGCCTGATAGGCCCCGGCCGTAAAGGACCCGCCGTCGAGTCCAAGAAAGAAGCTGGTGCGGATATCGCTGAAGAGGGGAACGGCGCGGCCAGCGTGGGTCGTAAGGATCCAATGTTCGTGTGGCGTCCCTACCAGGCGCCCGGGTAGCAGCACCCTTTCTTCGTCGCCGATCCGTTCTCGGGCGCGCGCCAGAAACTCGATATCCGATGCATAGACCCGACCAAGCGGGCTCTCGCGCAGCCGCGGGTAGTAGGCCCTGGCCTGATCCACGCCTGCGGATCCGAGCAGTGGCAGGCTCCCGACTGCAATCACTAGCCCCATTGCCAATCGTTTCCCGGATGTTTTGTCCTCGCCCGATCCATTTCCGAACATCTCGACCAGCAGGGCCGTGAAGCCGATTGCGAAAAAGAGCGTGTTGATCTGATACTGAAGTGACTGTGTGTAACGCGCCAACAGGGCGCCCTGGAGCACCTCGGGCTTCGCCAACAGCAGTGCGATTTCCAACCACAGGGCATGGATCGCGAGGCAGGCAAAAGCAGCCACTGCGAGGGTCAGGCTGCTGCGTTCGACTATCGAGCGGGACCGGCCGCGCGTCCGTCCGGTGAATAACGCTGTCGCGACACAGACCAGCAGGCCGATGAGCAGAGCGATCTGAACG is drawn from Myxococcales bacterium and contains these coding sequences:
- a CDS encoding glycosyltransferase family 39 protein, which encodes MPNPRTQQQLWLCLVTLGLLLPFAGKAFHIDDPIFLWTAEQISASPTDFFGFDVNWYGFIEPMYAVNKNPPLVSYYLALVAAFAGWSEFSLHLGMLLPTLALALGIYRLAERFCDEPFLAAILALASPVFLVSATSLMSDVPMLALWCWALEFFLRGIERDRWRDFIVAGCLMGLCVLAKYFGLALIPLVLVYGAARRRAPGRWLISVALALAIIAIFDLYTRALYGFDPLLDVVGYAINPDVRFRVSPLQRTATGFFFLGGCMLGSALFAPWLWSRRALAAMVFCFGLIAAAFVYSFEAGQPGFDLQIHRAIFAFAGLHLVALGLADFARRRDPESMLLILWLLGVFVFATFTNWTTSGRAILAAIPVVGILLVRRLADVQMLRPPLIVGILVPGLALAIAVGKADADWAHSARSAAHQFAASSASDHGRLYFQGSWGFQRYMEMAGFTRLAMGETALVPGDRVVMAIDGSNVFRLPPGRSKLIETQSFASSKWIAVMSRERSAGFYASVWGSLPYRFGSPSADRYRVFRMTRSWSPQRLRR